A single genomic interval of Electrophorus electricus isolate fEleEle1 chromosome 4, fEleEle1.pri, whole genome shotgun sequence harbors:
- the treh gene encoding LOW QUALITY PROTEIN: trehalase (The sequence of the model RefSeq protein was modified relative to this genomic sequence to represent the inferred CDS: inserted 1 base in 1 codon), translating to MITLLDTAWVHTQTALLPPLTHLLRVCMCVCAPMSPSKIYCTGELLRQVQTAKLFDDNKSFVDMKLAANPEVVMEAFSNLSQRFPNGTAPPSELWLFVNAYFVDDGKQFEPWTPPDWHERPVFLSKVSDSKLRGWAEELHGLWKSLGRKISNDVRDNPQLYSMIYSPNPVIIPGGRFTEFYYWDSYWVLNGLLLSEMTDTARGMIQNFLHMVDRYGFVPNGGRIYYERRSQPPFLSLMVESFYEATGDVEFLRQALPTLVKEYMFWMENRSTAVEVNGTSCVLNRYSVQVGQPRPEAYRQDAELAEGLPAEAQEKLWAELKSAAESGWDFSSRWYTDTSHGGPGSLQDTSVSSVLPVDLNALLCRCEHLLASFHRTVGAEEGVAQAFEQAASTRMEAMESVLWDVEKGAWFDYNLQSGVRNYAFYPTNLSPLWARCYSQPAMGLKALHYLRGSGGLDYPNGVPTSLRESTQQWDLPNAWPPLQHMLIEGLAQLDSADSQELAFALAQRWIHTNWLAYAKYRAMFEKYDVSGDGKPGGGGEYEVQLGFGWTNGVALQLLDQYGDRLSSGGMXLVSGLLIGFIYPILNLLL from the exons ATGATCACACTCTTAGACACGGCGtgggtgcacacacaaacggcCCTGCTTCCACCTTTAACCCACctgctgcgtgtgtgcatgtgtgtgtgcgctcccaTGTCTCCTAGCAAGATCTACTGCACTGGAGAGCTCTTAAGGCAGGTGCAGACAGCTAAACTGTTTGATGACAACAAATCCTTTGTGGATATGAAATTGGCAGCAAATCCCG AGGTCGTGATGGAGGCCTTCTCCAATCTATCGCAGAGGTTCCCCAATGGGACAGCTCCTCCGTCCGAGCTATGGCTGTTTGTGAACGCTTACTTCGTGGACGACGGGAAGCAGTTTGAGCCGTGGACTCCACCGGACTGGCACGAGAG GCCCGTGTTTCTCTCCAAGGTTTCTGACTCTAAGTTACGCGGCTGGGCTGAGGAGTTGCACGGATTGTGGAAGTCACTGGGTCGGAAG ATCAGTAATGATGTCAGAGACAACCCTCAGCTATATTCAATGATCTACTCCCCAAATCCAGTCATCATACCAGGGGGGCGTTTCACAGAGTTTTACTACTG GGACTCATACTGGGTGTTAAACGGCCTCCTCCTGTCTGAGATGACCGACACAGCCCGGGGAATGATCCAGAACTTTCTCCACATGGTGGACAG GTATGGATTTGTACCAAACGGAGGTCGTATTTACTATGAGCGTCGCAGCCAGCCACCTTTCCTGTCTCTGATGGTGGAGAGCTTCTATGAGGCCACTGGAGATGTGGAATTTCTCAG GCAGGCTTTGCCCACCCTGGTGAAGGAGTACATGTTTTGGATGGAGAATCGCTCCACTGCTGTGGAAGTGAATGGGACGAGTTGTGTGTTGAATCGCTACAGCGTGCAGGTTGGCCAGCCCAG GCCAGAGGCTTATAGACAAGATGCAGAGCTGGCCGAGGGCTTACCTGCAG aggccCAAGAGAAATTGTGGGCAGAGTTAAAGTCAGCCGCGGAATCCGGCTGGGACTTCTCCTCACGCTGGTACACTGACACCTCACACGGGGGGCCTGGCTCACTCCAGGACACCAGCGTGAGCTCAGTCCTGCCCGTAGACCTCAATGCTCTCCTGTGCCGCTGCGAGCATCTGCTAGCCTCCTTCCACAGGACCGTGG GGGCTGAGGAGGGGGTGGCGCAAGCCTTCGAGCAGGCCGCCTCCACCAGGATGGAGGCCATGGAGAGTGTGCTGTGGGACGTGGAGAAGGGAGCCTGGTTTGATTACAACCTTCAGAGTGGGGTCAGGAACTACGCCTTCTACCCCACGAACCTGAGCCCGCTGTGGGCACGCTGCTACTCTCAGCCTGCCATGGGGCTGAAGGCCCTGCACTATCTCAGA GGGAGTGGAGGTCTGGACTACCCTAATGGCGTGCCTACCTCCCTGAGAGAGAGCACTCAGCAGTGGGACCTGCCCAATGCCTGGCCCCCACTCCAGCACATGCTTATAGAAG GCCTGGCTCAGCTGGACTCTGCAGACAGTCAAGAGCTGGCATTTGCTTTGGCACAGCGCTGGATTCACACAAACTGGCTGGCGTATGCCAAATACCGGGCCATGTTTGAGAAG TATGATGTCAGTGGAGATGGTAAACCTGGTGGAGGCGGTGAATACGAGGTCCAG TTGGGGTTTGGCTGGACCAATGGAGTTGCTTTACAGCTGCTGGACCAGTATGGTGATAGGCTGAGCTCTGGGGGCA ACTTAGTGTCTGGCCTTCTGATTGGATTCATTTACCCTATTCTAAATTTGCTGTTATAA
- the LOC113584265 gene encoding C-X-C chemokine receptor type 5 yields the protein MINDEMNDIVDRIILELPAYNNNYFPEYENASESPVLGSYTCEERDDTLHVYHTVVQPLIYSIVFLLGIVGNGLLLTVLLQRHACLRITEIYLLHLAVADLLLLLGLPFAITQVLGSWVFGDFLCKVMGLLNRLNLVCGSLLLACIGFDRYLAVVHAISSLGSRQPRVVHLTCGLLWLFSLVVGMPNIVFLSVVSTDHGSSQLQCHFHNHHIHAFNWTIASRFLTHLLCFFLPLVVMSYCYIAVVITLRRSQQSLQKQSAIRLAMLVTGVFCLCWLPYNLALLVHSLVQLNILTEESCEARRALAQSLVLTESLGYMHSCLNPILYAFVGVRFRSDLLQLLAKWGLGSACGPLLRVGGRRRVSVSDAATTSTTTTNQYI from the exons ATGATCAATGACGAGATGAATGATATAGTGGATCGGATCATCCTGGAG TTACCTGCTTATAATAACAACTACTTTCCTGAGTATGAGAATGCCTCAGAGAGCCCAGTGCTGGGAAGTTATACATGTGAAGAGAGAGACGACACGCTACATGTGTACCACACTGTGGTGCAGCCTCTGATCTACAGCATCGTGTTTCTGTTGGGCATAGTGGGGAATGGCTTGCTCCTCACCGTCCTGTTACAGAGACACGCTTGCCTGCGCATCACCGAGATCTACCTGCTGCACCTAGCCGTGGCCgatctgctcctgctcctcgGCTTACCGTTCGCCATCACCCAGGTGCTGGGGAGCTGGGTTTTCGGTGACTTCCTGTGTAAAGTCATGGGGCTGCTGAACCGCCTGAACCTGGTGTGCGGGAGCCTGCTACTGGCGTGCATCGGCTTCGACCGCTACCTCGCCGTCGTGCATGCCATCTCCAGCCTCGGGAGCCGGCAGCCACGGGTCGTGCACCTCACCTGCGGCCTGCTCTGGCTCTTCAGTCTCGTCGTGGGCATGCCCAACATCGTCTTCCTCTCCGTGGTGTCTACGGACCATGGGTCGTCGCAGCTGCAGTGCCACTTCCACAACCACCACATCCACGCTTTCAACTGGACCATCGCCAGCCGCTTCCTCACCCACCTGCTGTGCTTCTTCCTGCCCCTGGTCGTCATGAGTTACTGCTACATCGCCGTGGTGATCACCCTCCGGCGCAGCCAGCAGAGTCTCCAGAAGCAGAGCGCCATTCGCCTGGCCATGCTGGTGACCGGGGTCTTCTGCTTGTGCTGGCTTCCGTACAACTTGGCCCTCCTGGTTCACAGCCTGGTGCAGCTGAACATTCTGACCGAGGAGAGCTGCGAGGCTCGCCGTGCGCTGGCTCAGAGCCTCGTGCTCACAGAGAGTTTGGGTTACATGCACTCCTGCCTCAACCCCATCCTGTACGCCTTCGTAGGGGTGCGTTTCCGCAGCGACCTTCTGCAGCTTTTGGCCAAATGGGGCTTGGGGTCTGCCTGTGGCCCGCTGCTACGAGTTGGAGGTCGGAGGAGGGTGTCGGTCTCTGATGCAGctaccaccagcaccaccaccaccaaccaGTACATATGA
- the ddx6 gene encoding probable ATP-dependent RNA helicase ddx6: MSTARTENPVILGLSNQNGQMRGSVKPPGGPGGGGGGAPTTQPTQIKAPSTINNGNSQPVSTANTVIKPGDDWKKNLKLPPKDMRMKTSDVTATKGNEFEDYCLKRELLMGIFEMGWEKPSPIQEESIPIALSGRDILARAKNGTGKSGAYLIPLLERIDLKKDCIQALVIVPTRELALQVSQICIQVSKHMGGVKVMATTGGTNLRDDIMRLDETVHVVIATPGRILDLIKKGVAKVGQVQMIVLDEADKLLSQDFVQMMEEILSFLPKQRQILLYSATFPLSVQKFMNSHLQKPYEINLMEELTLKGVTQYYAYVTERQKVHCLNTLFSRLQINQSIIFCNSSQRVELLAKKISQLGYSCFYIHAKMRQEHRNRVFHDFRNGLCRNLVCTDLFTRGIDIQAVNVVINFDFPKLGETYLHRIGRSGRFGHLGLAINLITYDDRFNLKGIEEQLGTEIKPIPSSIDKSLYVAEYHSESSEEVKQ; encoded by the exons ATGAGTacagccaggacagagaaccCGGTGATTCTGGGATTGTCAAACCAGAATGGCCAGATGAGAGGGTCTGTAAAGCCACCAGGGGGGCCgggtgggggaggaggcggagctccCACAACACAGCCCACCCAGATCAAAGCTCCAAGCACAATCAACAATGGCAACTCTCAGCCTGTGTCTACAGCGAACACCGTCATCAA ACCTGGGGATGACTGGAAGAAGAACTTGAAGCTTCCTCCAAAGGATATGCGTATGAAAACCTCT GACGTGACTGCTACCAAAGGGAATGAATTTGAAGATTACTGTCTGAAGCGGGAGTTGCTGATGGGCATCTTTGAGATGGGCTGGGAGAAACCGTCACCTATCCAG GAGGAGAGCATTCCCATTGCTTTGTCTGGGAGGGACATTCTAGCCCGGGCCAAGAATGGCACAGGAAAGAGTGGCGCCTACCTCATTCCCTTACTTGAACGCATTGACCTGAAGAAAGACTGTATTCAAG CATTGGTCATTGTGCCCACCAGAGAACTGGCTCTGCAGGTGAGCCAGATCTGCATCCAGGTGAGCAAACACATGGGTGGGGTCAAGGTCATGGCAACCACAGGTGGAACCAACCTCCGTGACGACATCATGAGGCTTGATGAGACGG TGCACGTTGTTATTGCTACTCCTGGAAGAATTTTGGATCTCATCAAAAAAGGGGTGGCCAAAGTTGGCCAGGTGCAGATGATTGTACTGGATGAG GCCGATAAGCTCCTGTCCCAGGACTTTGTGCAGATGATGGAGGAGATTCTGAGCTTCTTGCCCAAACAAAGGCAAATTCTGCTGTACTCTGCCACCTTCCCTCTCAGTGTACAGAAGTTCATG AACTCCCATCTGCAGAAGCCTTACGAGATAAACCTTATGGAGGAGCTCACGCTGAAGGGCGTGACCCAGTATTATGCGTATGTGACTGAAAGGCAGAAAGTCCATTGCCTTAACACACTCTTTTCTAGG ctccAGATCAATCAGTCTATAATCTTTTGCAACTCATCCCAGCGAGTGGAGCTACTGGCAAAGAAGATCTCGCAGCTTGGCTATTCCTGTTTTTACATTCATGCCAAGATGAGACAG GAGCACAGGAACCGTGTGTTTCACGATTTCAGAAATGGGTTGTGCCGAAATCTCGTTTGCACCG ATCTCTTCACAAGAGGAATTGACATTCAAGCTGTGAATGTCGTGATCAACTTTGATTTCCCCAAACTTGGGGAGACGTACCTCCATCGTATTGGCAGATCTG GTCGCTTCGGGCACTTGGGTCTGGCCATCAACCTCATCACCTATGATGACCGCTTCAACCTGAAGGGCATTGAAGAGCAGTTGGGCACTGAGATCAAGCCCATCCCCAGCAGCATTGATAAGAGCCTGTATGTGGCAGAGTACCACAGTGAGAGCAGCGAGGAGGTCAAACAGTGA